Proteins from a single region of Geothrix sp. PMB-07:
- a CDS encoding MmcQ/YjbR family DNA-binding protein, producing the protein MPAVASFAKAIKHIRKAALSFPETREDHPWGESAFKVRDKVFLFMSEGEGQLRITVKLPESRGLALLMPFAQPTGYGLGKSGWITASLVPNDPLPLPMLLDWMEESFCAVAAKKVITSWKAGATPESVRKRP; encoded by the coding sequence ATGCCTGCTGTTGCTTCCTTCGCGAAGGCCATCAAACACATCAGAAAAGCTGCCCTCAGCTTTCCCGAAACACGGGAGGATCACCCGTGGGGTGAGAGTGCCTTCAAGGTCCGGGACAAGGTCTTCCTTTTCATGTCCGAGGGAGAGGGCCAGCTTCGCATCACGGTGAAACTGCCCGAATCCAGAGGCCTGGCGCTCTTGATGCCCTTCGCTCAACCCACCGGCTATGGGCTTGGCAAGAGTGGCTGGATCACCGCGTCCCTCGTCCCCAACGACCCCCTTCCCTTGCCGATGCTACTGGACTGGATGGAAGAGAGTTTCTGCGCCGTCGCCGCGAAAAAAGTCATCACAAGCTGGAAGGCAGGAGCCACCCCGGAATCAGTCCGGAAGCGGCCATAA
- a CDS encoding SPFH domain-containing protein has product MDLTWFSVHPGLTLLALLGTAFALVLLSKWIRYIPNNRVGIVEKLISGKGSVKTGLIALGGEAGFQPQLLRGGWHFLTPFQYRIHKMPLVTIPQGKIGYIFARDGKDLPPTQALASNQRGSDFQDVVAFLQNGGQKGPQRQILREGIYAINLAQFVVLTEDQLYYLPLDKSELETFQKMSAIIAERAGWRPVIIRGADDAVGIVTVHDGPSLASGEIIASTVGEDPHQAATYHNNFQDADKFLVAGGQRGRQYQVLVEGTYYINRLFATVELIPKTVVEVGTVGVVVSYTGAVGADISGQEYRHGELVTKGTRGVWSEPLLPGKYAFNTYAGKVLMVPTTNFILKWTKGEVGSHKFDENLAEVSLITKDAFEPSLPLSVVVHIDYRKAPLVIQRFGDIKKLVEQTLDPMVSAYFKNIGQTRTLIQLIQDRSAIQEQSGVQMKEKFAQYNLELQEVLIGTPSSGAQGGQIEQILTQLRSRQIADEQVETYGRQQNAAAKERELREAEAKAKQQTALTESAISIEVQSNQGKADYAKAQQQAAQIQTLAGAEAEKVRLMGEGEAKRIKVMAEAQAEQAARVGIAQAMAIEEQVRAYGGPQFQLVQQVMSRFAEAIEKSQVDVVPKIHMGGGAQGGGSLIESLLGLLLSEKAGQLAGVATTTPANPEAEALKAALRQNMTK; this is encoded by the coding sequence ATGGACCTCACCTGGTTCTCTGTCCACCCCGGCCTGACGCTTCTGGCCCTCCTAGGCACCGCCTTTGCGCTGGTGCTCCTGAGCAAGTGGATCCGCTACATCCCCAACAACCGCGTGGGCATTGTCGAAAAACTCATCAGCGGCAAGGGCTCGGTGAAGACCGGCCTCATCGCCCTGGGCGGCGAGGCCGGCTTCCAGCCCCAGCTTCTGCGCGGCGGCTGGCACTTCCTCACGCCCTTCCAATACCGCATCCACAAGATGCCGCTGGTGACCATCCCCCAGGGCAAGATCGGCTACATCTTCGCCCGTGACGGCAAGGACCTGCCTCCCACGCAGGCCCTGGCCAGCAACCAGCGCGGATCTGACTTTCAGGATGTGGTGGCCTTCCTGCAGAACGGCGGCCAGAAGGGCCCCCAGCGCCAGATCCTGCGCGAGGGCATCTACGCCATCAACCTGGCTCAGTTCGTGGTCCTCACCGAGGATCAGCTCTACTACCTGCCCCTCGACAAGAGCGAGCTGGAAACCTTCCAGAAGATGAGCGCCATCATCGCCGAACGCGCCGGTTGGCGGCCCGTCATCATCCGCGGTGCCGATGACGCCGTGGGCATCGTCACCGTGCACGACGGCCCCAGCCTGGCCAGCGGCGAGATCATCGCCTCCACCGTGGGCGAGGATCCGCACCAGGCAGCGACTTATCACAACAACTTCCAGGACGCGGACAAGTTCCTCGTGGCCGGTGGGCAGCGCGGGCGCCAGTACCAGGTGCTGGTGGAAGGCACCTACTACATCAACCGCCTCTTCGCGACGGTGGAACTGATTCCGAAAACCGTGGTGGAAGTGGGCACCGTGGGCGTGGTGGTGAGTTACACCGGCGCCGTGGGCGCCGACATCAGCGGCCAGGAATACCGCCACGGCGAGCTGGTCACCAAGGGCACGCGCGGCGTGTGGAGCGAGCCCCTGCTGCCGGGCAAGTACGCCTTCAACACCTACGCAGGCAAGGTGCTCATGGTGCCCACCACCAACTTCATCCTCAAGTGGACCAAGGGCGAGGTGGGCAGCCACAAGTTCGACGAGAACCTGGCAGAGGTGAGCCTTATCACCAAGGATGCCTTCGAGCCCAGCCTGCCCCTCTCGGTGGTGGTGCACATCGACTACCGGAAGGCGCCCCTGGTCATCCAGCGCTTCGGCGACATCAAGAAGCTGGTGGAACAGACGCTCGATCCCATGGTCAGCGCCTATTTCAAGAACATCGGCCAGACGCGCACCCTCATCCAGCTCATCCAGGACCGCAGCGCCATCCAGGAGCAGAGCGGCGTCCAGATGAAGGAGAAGTTCGCCCAGTACAACCTGGAGCTCCAGGAAGTGCTCATCGGCACCCCCAGCAGCGGTGCCCAGGGCGGCCAGATCGAGCAGATCCTCACCCAGCTCCGCAGCCGCCAGATCGCCGACGAGCAGGTGGAGACCTACGGCCGCCAGCAGAACGCCGCCGCCAAGGAACGGGAGCTTCGCGAAGCCGAGGCCAAGGCCAAGCAGCAGACGGCGCTGACTGAATCGGCCATCAGCATCGAAGTGCAGAGCAACCAGGGCAAGGCCGACTACGCCAAGGCCCAGCAGCAGGCCGCCCAGATCCAAACCCTGGCTGGCGCCGAAGCCGAGAAGGTGCGCCTCATGGGCGAAGGCGAGGCCAAGCGCATCAAGGTCATGGCCGAAGCCCAGGCCGAGCAGGCCGCCCGCGTGGGCATCGCCCAGGCCATGGCCATTGAGGAGCAGGTCCGCGCCTACGGCGGCCCGCAGTTCCAGCTGGTGCAGCAGGTCATGAGCCGCTTTGCCGAGGCCATCGAGAAGTCCCAGGTGGATGTGGTCCCCAAGATCCACATGGGCGGCGGCGCCCAGGGTGGCGGCAGCCTCATCGAGAGCCTGCTGGGCCTCCTGCTGAGCGAAAAGGCCGGGCAGCTGGCGGGAGTCGCCACCACCACACCAGCCAACCCCGAAGCGGAGGCCCTCAAAGCCGCGCTGCGCCAGAACATGACGAAATAA